In the Manis javanica isolate MJ-LG chromosome 14, MJ_LKY, whole genome shotgun sequence genome, one interval contains:
- the LOC140845928 gene encoding uncharacterized protein has translation MREGKWGQYIRRAQNGTSCSVTSLHFPGVSKLQASGTPPWYLEDETVGPEKNDGPCGSEYYTSGSSLDSASSAEIFKKQKHIGEPGNLPQKELENTSTSDYSSSLSDYENSEITKLPEDVPHVGALEMTPPQVWEEWEASSSSPSSSTSPSSSSSTSSPSTSSPVPVSQQGGFSLFPQHTDTAPIREIYYRRVFLKRDVTVWWGGVEVLEPTSKKTKLVQCVFSQVAQKTSGAFLTPKSQNTSLRRPSYVSPPKRLTDMECSSDNNALHGRVLADGAGEPPAQEEGSRAKTPQGLGTLDSGFRCLGCYQVFRSLEVLQAHVENAARERFSCHVFNRAFAQMISKRKKRARELGGEHQDENVYLPDQKRSRSKTSSCK, from the exons ATGAGGGAGGGAAAGTGGGGACAGTACATTAGGAGGGCACAGAATGGAACCAGCTGCTCTGTTACTTCGCTGCATTTTCCAGGAGTCTCAAAGCTCCAGGCATCAGGTACACCGCCTTGGTATTTGGAAGATGAAACTGTGGGTCCCGAGAAAAATGATGGACCCTGTGGATCCGAATACTACACATCTGGCTCCTCTCTTGACTCAGCCTCTTCTGCTG AGAtcttcaagaaacaaaagcatattGGAGAGCCTGGTAATCTTCCCCAGAAGGAATTAGAAAATACCTCTACCTCAGATtactcctcctctctctctgactACGAGAATAGCG AAATCACCAAGTTACCTGAAGATGTTCCTCATGTTGGGGCCCTTGAGATGACTCCGCCCCAGGTCTGGGAGGAGTGGGaagcttcctcctcctctccatcctcctccacctctccctcctcctcctcctccacctcctccccctctACCTCCTCTCCAGTCCCTGTGAGTCAGCAGGGTGGGTTCTCTCTGTTCCCACAACACACGGACACAGCACCCATCAGGGAAATTTATTACAGGCGTGTCTTTCTGAAAAGAGATGTGACTgtctggtggggtggggtggaagtgTTAGAGCCCACCTCAAAAAAGACCAAACTGGTGCAGTGTGTTTTTTCTCAAGTGGCCCAAAAAACATCTGGGGCCTTTTTAACACCAAAAAGCCAGAATACTTCTCTGAGAAGACCCTCTTATGTGTCTCCACCGAAACGCCTCACTGACATGGAGTGCAGCTCGGATAACAATGCCCTGCATGGGAGGGTGCTGGCTGATGGTGcaggggagcctccagcccaAGAGGAGGGCTCCAGGGCCAAGACACCCCAGGGGCTGGGGACCCTGGATAGCGGCTTCAGGTGCCTGGGCTGCTACCAGGTTTTCCGCAGCTTGGAGGTCCTGCAGGCACACGTGGAAAATGCGGCCCGTGAGCGCTTCAGCTGCCACGTTTTCAACCGGGCCTTTGCTCAGATGATCAGCAAGCGCAAGAAGAGAGCCCGAGAACTGGGAGGAGAACATCAGGATGAGAACGTTTACCTGCCAGACCAAAAGCGGTCTCGCAGTAAGACATCCTCCTGCAAGTAA